The Nicotiana sylvestris chromosome 6, ASM39365v2, whole genome shotgun sequence genomic sequence TCACCACTAGAGCAATCTTTGTCATattataaattttaatttttaaaaaaaaattatgttcaATCAAACACTATATAAATTGGTATGAGATTTTTTTCCGTAGAAATGACACCAGATAGCTACTTTAAAAGGTTGCTATTTAAAAATTAACTAGTGTATCatgaattttaatttttcaatTTAAATCTTCGAGATAAAAatactttaaattattttaaaattaaaaattttaattttaaattttaaaataaaataaatattaactAACCTCTAAATAAACATGGCGAGAATGACTATATGCACTTaaccatttttttctttttttggaatTTGGTCCACAGGAGGTGAGCTACATTACTATTTGGCCTCACTGCCAACAGCGAGCTTTGAGGATGTGAAAGTGCCACGTATATGAGATGTAATAGAAGCTAAAATCAGTGGATTGTAGATAATGAGTGGACCCCTTTGaggaatataaaaattaaaaatcaattgACATCATTAAATTAATGTCCTGTACAGTAGCACTGTGTTTTTTTCTAATAAAATAaactcctttttctttttattttttatcattttttccatATATGGAAAGACTTGTTTTCTTTTCATACATCCTGTCAGAAAAGGAAAAGATTTTCACCTAATTTTGTGAGGCTGTAGTACACTACTACTTCTTTATTacaataaaataaatcaaaatgttTTGTATTTTCTAAAACTACAGTATCTGTTGTGTGGTTCTTGTTTTTTTGTTTGCTTTTAGCTGATATAATGGTAGTACAAACTCAGCTTCTTTCTGCTGATATTATTTTTGGCGGTGCTGTTTAGTCTTTCCTCAGATATCTAATGCTTCTTTGTTAAAAATAGCTAGGTTTTGTGCTTTTTTAAGGAAAGATAACTGATATCACAGAATTTTGTGGGATTGATGATTTGAACTATTTGTGTTGTAAAAATGAGTTCTTGATTCAACATGGCTATGTTGGAATCATACAGGAGTTTATGAGCTCCATTCGAAATTTAATATTTGTACATatttagtaaaagggtgtggTAGGAGTATGAAAATTTCACAGTTTCTTGATTTTTGTGGGTTTGAGTATTGAGCTACATGCAATTATACGTGGATAAAAAATGGAGGGTTCATCTCAGTCTGGTAGGGAGAGGTCTGAAAATTCAAGGGGTTTGAATTCTTCAGGTGTTGTGGATAGGAATTCAAGATTGTGTTATGATTCTGGATTTTCTGATGTGAATTGTCTTAAAGATCAACAAGACAGGAGAACAATaggtaataatagtagtagtagtaaagaTGTTAGTTTGAGACATTGGTTGGATAATCCAGAGAGAAATGTTGATGTTCTTGAATGTTTGCACATATTTACTCAAATTGTAGAGATTGTAAACTTGGCACATACTCAGGGGATAGTTGTTCATAATGTGAGACCATCATGTTTTGTCATGTCTTCTTTCAACCGTGTTGCTTTTATTGAATCTGCATCCTGCTCCGATTCGGGGTCCGATTCGTGTGAAGATGGACTAAATAGTTCATCTTCACCTTTGCCTATTGAATCTGGCATAGTATCTGATAGCAGTTGTTTGCAGTCAAGTTCAGGTCATATGGTGCAGACTTTGGAAGCTAATAAGAACagacaagttgaagaaaagaagcATACTTTTCCAATGAAACAGATATTGCACTTGGAAACTAATTGGTATAATAGTCCAGAAGAGGTTGATGGTGCTCCTGGCACTTGTGCTTCGGACATTTATCGACTCGGAGTCCTTCTCTTTGAGGTTAGTACTTAGTAGCATTTAGCAAAATTTATGTGTTTGGTTAAATTTTAGTGTTCTCTATGATGATCTTTTTGCcgaggtctatcggaaacagcctctctatctgtgtacacactaccctccctgggtttgttgttgttgttgttgttctatgATGATCTTTTTATCTTATTGATGCTTATAATTTGTGAGCAGCTATTTTGTACCTTCAACTCATCGGATGAGAAAATTGCAACTATGTCGTGTTTAAGACATCGTGTCCTACCCCCACAATTGTTGTTGAAATGGCCTAAAGAAGCTTCATTTTGCTTATGGTTATTACATCCGGAACCAAGTAGTCGGCCAAAAATGGGGTGAGCATTCTTTTTTCACGCCCACTTGGTTTATTCTTTTTGCCTCGGAAAGTTTCCCTTAACTCATTCCATTCTCGATTTGTTATGCAACCTAATCAGTTTGTAGTCTTCTAATATGTACTTCTGATTTATAACATCATCCTTAAGAACCTTGATTCTAGTTTTTTTGCTATCAAACCAGAAAAACTATTACATGTCTTGCAACAGCAGTATCCCTTTTTTTTCATTAAGAAAATTGGTCGATGCAATGGCTTTACGTCTTGGGAGTAAGATCATATACATTGTGAGAAAGTTAACTAATTACACCCACTGAGGGTGCCTATAGTTGAAGATATGACAGCACTAGATTTCACACATAATTAGCTATTGTGGACAGCTTGATTCTGCATCTTGCAATCTCTTCTTTAGGCCTTGTCTCAGTGACAATATGCAAAATCATTGCTGATTTCCGGTTCAATGTGTATCTTGAACCTTATTGATTATTGATAAGGAGATCTGTTGTTTCATCCAAAGTAGAAAGAAGGGTAAGGGAAAAGAATTCTAAAGACTTGTTGATAGTAAAAGAAAATAGATAATAATGACACAAAAGAGGTATCTACTAATGAGTACTATCTGAATATTGTGAGTCCCTTTCTAATGATGAAATGCATTTCGGACGTCTCATCACTCTCTTGAACTTTCTACTATCTCTGCTTCTTTCATCGAATTTTCATTAAAATGGATATTATGCAATTGATCATCTTAATCCGTAGTGATTTTAACACCAATATCCTTGATTCTTTCCCAGTCtctcctcatttgttcatttcaattgaTGACAGCGAGTTGCTAGAAAGTGAATTCCTTAGAACTCCAAGACATGACTTAGAAGAACGTGAAGCAGCAATAGAGCTTAGAGAAAAAATAGATGAGCAGGAATTATTGCTGGAGTTCCTTTTGCTAATCCAACAGAGAAAGCAGGAAGCTGTAGAAAATTTGCAAGAAATTGTTTCTTTTGTATCGTCTGATATAGAAGAGGCGTTTAAGATGCAGACAACCCTTAAGATAAAAGGAGGCTCAAGCTTAGAACCAGCTAAGCGCTTAAATCCGCGGAGGACAGATATTACTGAAGATGATGATTCCGAGAGCTCTGGATCTAGAAAGAGATTTAGGCTTGGCACAGGAGAGGAATCCGATGGTCATCAAGATGAAAGCCAGAAACCCGAAAGGCAAATTGAATATAAAGGCAGCATTTTAGCAAAAAGTTCCCGTTTGATGAAGAACTTCAGAAAATTGGAGACAGCTTATTTCATGACAAGGCGCAGGGTTGTTAAAACAATGGACAAATCTACGAGTAGACGTTGTCAAACAAGTACGGAATGTAGAAGTTCCGGCACAGCTACTGAAAGGAGTTCTCTGAGTAATTTGTCATCAAAAAGAGGGTGTAAGGAGGATGGACAGAGTGGATTTATCAATTCGTACTTAGAGGGTCTGTGCAAGTATTTTTCTTTTAGCAAGTTAGAAGTGAAGGCAGATTTAAGGCAAGGGGATCTTCTGAACTCTTCCAATCTTGTATGTTCTCTCGGTTTTGATCGTGATGGTGAATTTTTTGCAACTGCCGGCGTAAATAAGAAGATCAAAGTTTTTGAATATAACTCAATTCTAAATGCGGATCGTGATATACACTATCCAGTCGCTGAAATGGCTAATAGATCAAAGTTAAGCAGTATATGTTGGAATGGCTATATCAAGAGCCAGCTCGCCTCAAGTAACTTTGAAGGTGTGGTGCAGGTATGTCAAATTCATGATCATTATTGCTTTTTTATTTAACAGAATCCGAAAGAAGTTCGCTTAGAAATATGATACAGGTATGGGATGTCACAAGAAGTCAGCTTTTCATGGAGATGAGAGAGCACGAGAAACGCGTTTGGTCTGTTGACTTTTCCGTAGCAGATCCAACCATGTTGGCGAGTGGGAGCGATGACGGTTCTGTTAAGCTTTGGAATATCAATCAGGCAATTCTACTTTTGCACTTGGTGGATGTCAGCTTTAAAACTAAATGTACTACAGTCATCTAATTATTATTGTTGTATAGATTGAATGTGGATGTGTAATAAGTTGGTTTTTCTTACCTGGTTTGCTGCAGGGAGTAAGTGTTGGAACCATAAAAACAAAAGCTAACGTCTGCTGTGTTCAGTTCCCCGTTGATTCTGGACGGGCCCTTGCTTTTGGTTCAGCAGATCATAAGATATATTACTATGATCTACGAAACTCCAAATTGCCGCTATGCACATTAGTTGGGCACAACAAGACAGTGAGCTATGTCAAGTTCATAGATTCAACAACTCTTGTGTCTGCATCTACAGATAATACGATAAAGCTGTGGGATCTGTCATCGTGCACGTCTCGTGTTCTTGATTCTCCTCTTCAGTCTTATACTGGTCATATGAATGTAAAGGTATTGTACTTTGATCCTATCACCTGAATAAAGATCTTGTTTCTGTGACCTCATTGAACAGTATGTTGTCTTTTAACATTCTCCGGGGTATAGTTAGAGAAATCTAAGTTGCCCGTACAATTAAGTTAAATCCAATCTACTAAAATGCCATCTCATTTACATCCTTCACGAGTTCAATTCTCTTAAATTTTCCTTCTTTTATCTCTTTAAAGAAAAAGAAGGTGAGGTACACCCttgatatttaaaaaatatatatctttCTGCAAGTTTCTCTACAATTTGTGAATTCTATTCACCTGATACGTGAGCTCAAAATCGAGTGCAGATGAATTTGCCATTTTCCCAACCATGCCCCACTCACAAGTTTCAAGTATAAGATCAATATGTATATTTGGGGCTGTTCCTAAGTTATTTAGCGTATTCTTTATTTGAGCTAGACTCGGATAGGATATTTGTTTGTGAGTAGTACAAGCTCGAAATACTGTGAATCACAATTGTCATAATATTTTTAGAAGTTTGACAAAATCATAGTCAAATTTTGAACTGTTTGATTCTCTGTATATCATCTATTCCGAACTACATCGCTAGCATACCTGCATAATCCTCCTCATGCTAGTAGCCTTTCACCAAATGAGTGTCAACCCATCCCTCTCCCAAACATACCCCAATCCTCCTTATGACCGCAAATTCAGTTTTGATCCCCCCTTATATACCACAAGCGAAGTCGGGTTTGACGAACAGCTTGATTCGTTTACAACCCTTTGTAGAATCTACCTATGGGTCCAACTGCAACAAGTCTACCTTTGAGGACCTTCCTATTCCACTTTTATGACGAACTTTAAATAGATGAGTTAGAAACGGAGAGTTGAATAGTTTTTTTCGTTGTAGGCTAAATAAATGTATGGAGAGAGGCCGACAAAGAAAGTGGGAGTGGGGGCAGCAACAGGGCCTAAATCAGAATAGTAGACAAAGAAAAAGAGGTGGACTGAGGAAGGGATAAAATGTGTATACGTAACATAAGCTTAATGAATTTCTTGTTCGAGCTTGTCTAGGATAGCTAGACAATCGAGTCCGAGTCAAATCTGTGAGGCACGTCAAGCATTCTTATGTCATATTGTACTCTCTTTATACACCATGGGttgattgcacttattcaaatggTAGAGTACTGGCATGAAACTTGTATTGCTTTCTAATGTAAGCTTGTGCATCTACATAAACAGGTGTGTATATGTGCTCAAGGGTAAATGATTTTCCGCCATACATATAAATTTAGATGCTTTGTATCATCAACACTACCTCCAATTTGTTCTTTTTAAGACATGATTGTTAGTAACCAAACTGTGTCTCTAATTTCTTCTTACAAGTTACTCCTGACTTGTACTTTGTATCTTCCCTTTCCCATGGTAGCGTAATTGTGCCTGAATGTACTTTGCTATTGATGAAAGCATTTCTTTGTTTCAGAACTTCGTTGGCCTATCTGTAGCTGATGGTTACATAGCAACTGGCTCAGAGACAAATGAGGTATCATTTATTACCACAAAGTTGAATCTTTACTTGCGTACTTGAGTGCATTATAAATGAGTTTTGAGCAATATTTACATTGTAATAGAAAATGTTTGTTCACATCTATATATATAAGGATAAATAGTCTGACTAATACTGGATCTTTGAGCATCATATCTAAGGCAGATACATGAGGCTGCAGTTTGTGTTTAAAATTCAAGTTACTTTTAAACATAGTGGTGAAGTTGCTGAATGCAgtccataaataaattaaataaatgacATACAGCAATGATATTGTATTTCAGCGTAATACACTTGCTTTCTGTACATTTATAACATACTATCTTGGTTCACAATGACCATTTCCCTGTTACATACACACTAAAATCAATCAGCCAATTAACTATGCCTCCCTCACAAACAAGTTGGGGTCGGCCATATGAATCATCTACACATATTCTGCTCAATTCGGACATTTCATTTCAATACCGAATCTTTAGAAGCAAAAATAGGGGTTCTACTAGAGATCTCTAATCTCAAAAATATACTTGTGCTCATTTTGGCGCGGAGGAATAAACTTTTTTTAGAATTGCCGATTTATTCAAAAGAGTTCATTTTTGTTATGATAGCTGAGTTGTTGAAAAGAGTCCACTTCATGTATAGCTCAACTTCATTGTAATTTCGGTTATGCTTCACACGGAGATTCAATTGGTGAAGAATTTCCAGGAGATTATCTAAATGATTCCATTTAAGTTGTGTCATCTTGTAAAGTGTCGATTGCTTGGAATTAGTCCAAGACCTGGTGATATAGCCCTAGTGGATATCAGGGCTGCATATATTCCGCATCCGTGACTTTTGGGTGCATCTTATTTTTATCTATAATTGCTCAGAAAAGTCATTTAAAAGGAAAGCCTATCTCTATAGTTAATACATGCAAACCTCCTCGTTTTTTCCGAACATTTTTTGGATGCTATTTGTGCTGTTATAGAGAACATACGTACAACATAACATGAAAAATTGGTTACATAGGAAACTTGGCCATTATAGTGAAGTGATgtttgttgctcccaaacgcacacgcaagtatacgtggtgacaagtaatataatgataaattgagtgtcgaacccacagagacttgtaTAAACTACTCACTAAATCACTAAAATTGTGATTCAATCAAGCTAAAATCAAAGTCCAATAATATGATTATATTATACTACGATTCTAaataataactaaattatcaagtaacgagttgattgttgtgtattcagtagagacaagTATTCCaaggttgtgatcgattcaccattcgtattgtgttctaattaactctctctttcatataattcactcatggttgctaattaatcgataattgctctcatagccttctcccgaagtactactcgcctattcaaaatagattaacgcctatattcctatgaaatcaatctattaagaacgcattaagattacgataattaattaagcacggtgactaggtatattcctatcctagccacaaatccgccccccccccaagggttaagatcatgctctcttcaattcttctctaatctaaacacgactttcccaagcatagcataaatagtaaatagaacctaactgctggccagacaattaagcaattaaacacagaattgaagaaacaaccatatattagtgaattataatcaaggtcaagctaatgtcaaacaacaatattcatggctaaatcacaaccccagaacaatgAGTGTTTAACCACTCATGATGTAATCAAATAATTGCATAAGTGTTGAATCAATTGGAAATactagaaaaagatgaagaaaactgaGAATTCTCCGCTTCCTAACGATCTCGTGTGTGTTTTTTCCTCCAAAGTGGCGTCCAACCCCTCAAAAATAGGTTTCAtcttgcttttatacgtgttgggtaggtctagaGCCGAATAAACCGTGTCCCGGGCAAAATAGGACAAAATCACGTCACCGGCGTCCTGGGTAGCGCCCTCCAGGGCGCTGCTCACAATTTAGCTACTGCCTCCGGCGCCACAGGTGGCCCAAGGCACTGCCTGTGGCGCCCAAATTCGCAAGTTTCTCGGTTTCGTTCGTTTTGGTTCTAATTTTGCACGTTTCGCCCCCAATTGCTCCCGaatcattcctacacataaaacacttcaaattaatataaatcatcacatttaacatcccaaattcatgaaacaaaagtaaaatatgaggcgatatacatagaaatatatatgCTTTATGCTAAACATCAATGTTATAGAAGATGGCTCTTATAGAGAAGTTTGACTGTAAATGCAAAATGTAAGGTCTGGCAGTTATTTTGTGTTTTAGCAGTTCAATATGTCTGGTTCTAGATGCTAAGTTTGTACTTAGATAGTTTGACACAGTTTATTATACTGGCCTAACTCTTTGATTGTTCTGCGTCTTGAACTGCTTCTACACGTAGAAATCAGTTTATTAACAGTAAATTCCATGTGGTGAAGAAAATTAGAAAGCATAAACTGGTCAAAACTTCCACTTATGCTGCTGCCTATGGAATGAAATTTTGGCATCGGCACCCTCAAGGCAGGGTGTAGTCTGCATGTTATAGATGACACATTGGGCCTTGTGCATATTCCACC encodes the following:
- the LOC104237108 gene encoding protein SPA1-RELATED 4 isoform X1, producing MEGSSQSGRERSENSRGLNSSGVVDRNSRLCYDSGFSDVNCLKDQQDRRTIGNNSSSSKDVSLRHWLDNPERNVDVLECLHIFTQIVEIVNLAHTQGIVVHNVRPSCFVMSSFNRVAFIESASCSDSGSDSCEDGLNSSSSPLPIESGIVSDSSCLQSSSGHMVQTLEANKNRQVEEKKHTFPMKQILHLETNWYNSPEEVDGAPGTCASDIYRLGVLLFELFCTFNSSDEKIATMSCLRHRVLPPQLLLKWPKEASFCLWLLHPEPSSRPKMGELLESEFLRTPRHDLEEREAAIELREKIDEQELLLEFLLLIQQRKQEAVENLQEIVSFVSSDIEEAFKMQTTLKIKGGSSLEPAKRLNPRRTDITEDDDSESSGSRKRFRLGTGEESDGHQDESQKPERQIEYKGSILAKSSRLMKNFRKLETAYFMTRRRVVKTMDKSTSRRCQTSTECRSSGTATERSSLSNLSSKRGCKEDGQSGFINSYLEGLCKYFSFSKLEVKADLRQGDLLNSSNLVCSLGFDRDGEFFATAGVNKKIKVFEYNSILNADRDIHYPVAEMANRSKLSSICWNGYIKSQLASSNFEGVVQVWDVTRSQLFMEMREHEKRVWSVDFSVADPTMLASGSDDGSVKLWNINQGVSVGTIKTKANVCCVQFPVDSGRALAFGSADHKIYYYDLRNSKLPLCTLVGHNKTVSYVKFIDSTTLVSASTDNTIKLWDLSSCTSRVLDSPLQSYTGHMNVKNFVGLSVADGYIATGSETNEVVIYHKAFPMPALSFKFNSTDPLSGDEVDDSAQFISSVCWRGQSSTLVAANSMGNIKLLEMA
- the LOC104237108 gene encoding protein SPA1-RELATED 3 isoform X2, whose translation is MVQTLEANKNRQVEEKKHTFPMKQILHLETNWYNSPEEVDGAPGTCASDIYRLGVLLFELFCTFNSSDEKIATMSCLRHRVLPPQLLLKWPKEASFCLWLLHPEPSSRPKMGELLESEFLRTPRHDLEEREAAIELREKIDEQELLLEFLLLIQQRKQEAVENLQEIVSFVSSDIEEAFKMQTTLKIKGGSSLEPAKRLNPRRTDITEDDDSESSGSRKRFRLGTGEESDGHQDESQKPERQIEYKGSILAKSSRLMKNFRKLETAYFMTRRRVVKTMDKSTSRRCQTSTECRSSGTATERSSLSNLSSKRGCKEDGQSGFINSYLEGLCKYFSFSKLEVKADLRQGDLLNSSNLVCSLGFDRDGEFFATAGVNKKIKVFEYNSILNADRDIHYPVAEMANRSKLSSICWNGYIKSQLASSNFEGVVQVWDVTRSQLFMEMREHEKRVWSVDFSVADPTMLASGSDDGSVKLWNINQGVSVGTIKTKANVCCVQFPVDSGRALAFGSADHKIYYYDLRNSKLPLCTLVGHNKTVSYVKFIDSTTLVSASTDNTIKLWDLSSCTSRVLDSPLQSYTGHMNVKNFVGLSVADGYIATGSETNEVVIYHKAFPMPALSFKFNSTDPLSGDEVDDSAQFISSVCWRGQSSTLVAANSMGNIKLLEMA